A single window of Haliotis asinina isolate JCU_RB_2024 chromosome 5, JCU_Hal_asi_v2, whole genome shotgun sequence DNA harbors:
- the LOC137283245 gene encoding uncharacterized protein — protein MKNLLHNIYENVKACVRNNNELSDTLNLELGVRQGCILSPFLFSFFINELATQIEMNCENGIQLHPDIVHVFLLLFADDIVLFSSTVAGLQKLIMELEIYCDEYKLKVNRNKTKVVVFKRGGRLAKNEKWQYRDIELETTNSYKYLGIFFSHCLSWLTHAKYASLQAQKVMIGLYKQLNVFGDLNISSYFKIFDAKIYPIISYGAEIWGLSHLPDIERVQLQACKKFLGVKHNTTNLMVYGECGRYPMSLFTSIKVIKYWLKLLNMPPYRLPKKCYNMLVLFDRNGHTNWVTAIRKFLFSKGFGYVWNNQYVDFKNLFISELTRRLKDMYLQEWFENMSLSSKCLYYRMIKYNLDQEMYLSVINVKKFRTALSRFRCSSHNLYIESGRFRAIDRENRICKLCDQCAIEDEYHFLLICPVYTRLRNLYVNKYYSVHANQHKFVALLSNRNKIILQNLAMFVYYAMKFRAEYMLEHNISYM, from the coding sequence ATGAAAAATCTGTTACACAATATCTATGAAAATGTAAAAGCTTGCGtcagaaataataatgaattgtCAGATACACTTAACCTAGAGCTTGGAGTGAGGCAAGGTTGTATACTTAGCCCATTCTTATTTTCGTTTTTCATTAATGAACTAGCAACTCAAATTGAAATGAATTGTGAAAATGGAATCCAATTGCATCCAGATATTGTACACGTATTTCTGCTGctttttgcagatgacattgtCCTATTCTCGAGCACTGTGGCAGGTTTACAAAAACTAATAATGGAACTAGAGATATATTGTGATGAGTACAAGTTAAAGGTTAACAGGAATAAAACTAAAGTAGTAGTTTTCAAAAGGGGAGGGCGCCTAGCGAAAAATGAGAAATGGCAGTACAGGGACATAGAACTAGAAACCACCAATTCGTATAAATACTTGGGAATATTTTTTAGTCACTGTCTCTCATGGCTAACACATGCTAAGTACGCAAGTCTGCAAGCTCAGAAGGTCATGATAGGTCTCTATAAGCAACTGAATGTATTTGGAGATTTAAATATAAGTTCGTACTTCAAGATATTTGATGCAAAAATTTACCCTATAATATCATACGGAGCTGAAATTTGGGGGTTAAGTCATCTACCAGATATTGAACGGGTGCAATTACAAGCCTGCAAGAAATTTCTTGGTGTTAAACACAATACAACGAATTTAATGGTTTACGGAGAATGTGGTAGATATCCAATGTCGCTATTTACGAGTATAAAGGTAATTAAATATTGGTTAAAATTATTGAATATGCCCCCGTATCGTTTACCCAAAAAATGCTACAATATGTTGGTACTATTTGATAGAAACGGCCACACTAACTGGGTTACTGCAATTAGAAAATTTCTATTCTCAAAAGGCTTTGGATATGTCTGGAACAATCAATATGTCGATTTTAAGAACTTGTTTATTTCAGAATTAACGAGAAGACTAAAAGATATGTATTTGCAAGAATGGTTTGAAAACATGTCTCTTTCGAGCAAATGTCTTTACTATAGAATGATTAAATATAATTTAGACCAGGAAATGTATCTGTCAGTTATTAATGTCAAAAAGTTTAGAACGGCGTTAAGTAGATTTAGATGTTCCTCGCACAATTTATATATTGAGAGTGGAAGATTTAGAGCGATTGATAGAGAGAATAGGATTTGTAAGCTTTGTGACCAGTGTGCcattgaagatgaatatcattttcttttaatatgCCCGGTGTATACTCGATTGAGAAATCTTTATGTCAACAAATACTACAGTGTGCATGCAAACCAACACAAATTTGTTGCGCTATTGAGTaatagaaacaaaattatactTCAAAACCTGGCAATGTTTGTGTATTATGCAATGAAATTCAGAGCTGAATATATGTTAGAACATAATATTAGTTACATGTAG